A genomic window from Aurantimicrobium photophilum includes:
- a CDS encoding rhodanese-like domain-containing protein, whose protein sequence is MKKFLALFALVLATTFALSACAPASEPITVDSNTIVIDVRTPSEYSEGHLDGAVNIDVQDANFGTILGQLPTDGEYVVYCRSGNRSAQAVEIMKASGFTNVVDAGGVNDASAKTGIAIVQ, encoded by the coding sequence ATGAAGAAGTTTTTAGCGCTGTTCGCCCTCGTTCTTGCGACAACCTTTGCGTTGTCCGCATGCGCTCCCGCAAGTGAGCCCATCACGGTGGATTCCAACACCATCGTCATTGATGTGCGCACGCCCAGTGAATACAGCGAAGGCCACCTTGATGGTGCGGTGAATATTGATGTTCAGGATGCCAACTTCGGCACTATTTTGGGCCAGCTCCCCACCGATGGTGAATATGTTGTTTACTGCCGTTCTGGAAACCGTTCAGCCCAGGCAGTTGAGATCATGAAGGCCTCTGGCTTCACCAATGTTGTTGATGCTGGTGGCGTCAACGATGCCTCGGCCAAAACGGGCATCGCCATCGTTCAATAG
- a CDS encoding transglutaminase family protein, with translation MSRLRIVHRTGFSYELPATASYNEARMLPVSNNEQFVLQANLQIHPTAAQHGYVDYWGTQVSTFEVLTPHTELSVTATSVVEVRPALREVPDMSWEELEKARTSSTKFVEFTEQTRLTTPPEGLAELAQGIVAQHKNPGEAALAIAAAIYDNIEYTKGVTGVQTTATHAWENKKGVCQDIAHVTLGALRAVGIPARYVSGYLQSKPDAAIGETIVGESHAWVEWFTGDWFGYDPTNMLNIGERHVLIARGRDYKDVSPLRGVYAGASASGVFVKVEITKEA, from the coding sequence ATGAGTCGTCTCCGCATAGTCCACCGCACAGGTTTCTCCTATGAGCTTCCTGCGACTGCGTCCTATAACGAAGCACGCATGTTGCCGGTGAGCAACAACGAACAGTTTGTGCTGCAGGCCAATCTCCAGATTCATCCCACGGCAGCTCAGCACGGCTATGTCGATTACTGGGGAACCCAGGTGAGCACCTTCGAGGTGCTCACTCCCCACACGGAGCTTTCTGTCACGGCAACCAGTGTTGTTGAGGTTCGTCCTGCGCTGCGTGAAGTTCCCGATATGAGTTGGGAAGAGCTGGAGAAAGCCCGCACCAGCAGCACCAAGTTTGTGGAATTCACCGAGCAGACCAGGCTCACCACTCCGCCCGAAGGACTTGCGGAGCTTGCTCAGGGGATTGTTGCTCAACACAAAAATCCTGGCGAGGCAGCCCTCGCTATCGCCGCCGCGATTTACGACAACATCGAATACACCAAGGGCGTGACCGGCGTTCAGACCACGGCAACCCATGCCTGGGAGAACAAGAAGGGTGTCTGCCAGGACATTGCTCACGTGACCTTGGGTGCTCTGCGTGCTGTGGGCATCCCTGCCCGCTATGTCTCTGGTTATTTGCAGTCGAAGCCAGACGCCGCCATCGGTGAAACCATCGTGGGTGAATCTCACGCCTGGGTGGAGTGGTTCACGGGAGACTGGTTTGGGTATGACCCCACCAACATGCTGAACATCGGTGAGCGCCATGTTCTCATTGCACGCGGCCGTGATTACAAGGACGTTTCTCCGTTGCGCGGTGTGTATGCAGGCGCCAGTGCGTCAGGCGTTTTCGTCAAGGTTGAGATCACCAAAGAGGCCTAA
- a CDS encoding alpha-E domain-containing protein — translation MLSRIAESLFWIGRYVERSDGTARILDVHLQLLLEDPWIDEDTACRSLLSVMGTDLPPGKLVTREDVINDLAVDRQHPGSIAFAIASARENARRAREIVSTELWECLNSTNARIPKKVAAEKTHEYFRWVRERAALAIGIVDSATSHDEAWQFFTLGRALERADMTARLLATRSLTDASGPSWTTILRSCGAYEAYLRTYRGVPSTRNAAEFLLTDRLFPRSILYSVTKAEECLREIDPREGRAGVVDQAQRLLGGIRAELSFRPIIELMDDLPAHMEEVQAVTSAASDQIRLKYFPTSAVPVWIGENS, via the coding sequence ATGCTGAGCCGTATTGCCGAGTCTCTCTTCTGGATTGGCCGTTATGTTGAGCGTTCCGACGGAACCGCCCGTATCTTGGATGTTCACCTGCAGCTGCTGCTCGAAGATCCCTGGATCGACGAAGACACTGCTTGCCGTTCATTGCTTTCTGTGATGGGTACTGATCTTCCCCCCGGCAAGCTGGTCACCCGTGAAGACGTGATCAATGACTTGGCTGTGGATCGTCAGCACCCGGGTTCGATTGCGTTCGCCATTGCCTCGGCACGTGAGAATGCTCGTCGTGCTCGCGAGATTGTCTCGACGGAATTGTGGGAGTGCCTCAACAGCACCAACGCTCGTATTCCGAAGAAGGTTGCTGCCGAGAAGACCCACGAATACTTCCGGTGGGTGCGCGAGCGCGCAGCGCTCGCCATCGGCATCGTGGACTCGGCAACGAGCCACGACGAAGCGTGGCAGTTCTTCACTCTGGGTCGCGCTCTCGAGCGTGCAGATATGACCGCCCGTCTGCTCGCGACGAGGTCGCTCACCGACGCCAGCGGTCCTTCCTGGACCACCATTCTCCGCAGCTGTGGTGCCTATGAGGCTTACCTTCGCACCTACCGCGGTGTTCCCTCGACTCGTAACGCGGCAGAGTTCTTGCTCACGGACCGTCTCTTCCCGCGCTCGATTCTCTACTCGGTTACCAAAGCTGAAGAGTGCTTGCGTGAGATTGATCCTCGTGAGGGTCGCGCGGGTGTTGTGGATCAGGCTCAGCGTTTACTCGGTGGTATTCGTGCGGAACTGTCGTTCCGTCCGATTATTGAGCTCATGGATGACCTGCCTGCCCACATGGAAGAAGTGCAGGCAGTCACCAGTGCTGCCAGTGACCAGATTCGCTTGAAGTATTTCCCCACCAGCGCGGTGCCCGTCTGGATTGGAGAGAACTCATGA